The Saprospiraceae bacterium sequence GAGATGAAATCATGGCCATGTTGTTTTCATTGGGGGCTCTTTATGGAGCAATGAGGTTTATAGACAATAGTAGCCTAAAATGGCTGTCGATAAGCATGGAATGTATTTTTTAGGTTTAACTATCAAAGAATGCCCACCTTTTTTGGCTATCATTCACTTTGGCATTACTTTTTAGGAAACCTGACTGGAACAAGCTCAGGAAACTAGTAATGTAGCTATAGTCACTACAGTCTTGTATCTTGTGCTACGATTCAATATGGCAGGTGTCCCAAAATTCAGTCAGGAGATCAAAGACATCATGAATAACCCATTTCTGAGCATGAAACCTGACCAAAAACTGGGGAGTATCATGTACACGTTACTCAAGTACATTCAACTCATGGTTTGGCCACATCCACTGTCTCATGATTATTATCCATATGCCATTCCGAAGATCAGCGTATTTAAACCTATTCCCTTACTTTCATTATTTACTTATATTAGTTTGTGGCCATCCTGGCATTCAAGGGATGGAGACAAAAGACGGTTTACTCATATTCCATTTGGTTTTACTTGTTTGCTCTCACGATCGTGTCCAACTTTGTGATCAACCTTGGCACATTTATGAATGAACGATTCATATTTATGGCCTCAGCAGGGTTTTGTATTGCTGTTGCCTATTTTTTAATGGAACATCTCCCGGCTTTGTCTCCTAAGTATGGTTACAAAGCAGGACTGGCTATAGCTTTAATTGCAATTATGGGGTATGGTGCCAAGACATTTGTTAGGGTGCCAGTGTGGAAAGATGCACTTTCACTCAATGAGGCCGCCGTAGCAATATCCTTCTAATAGTGCTCGCGCTAATTCATTTTTAGCAACTGCGCTTTTGAAAAATTCAAGGTGACAGAAAATATTGAAGAAAAAGAAAAACTTATAGACAGGACAGAAAAATATGCTCAAAAGGCAGTAGATATACTTCCGGAATATATCAATGGCAATCTGATGGTACTGGGTGTAGTATCTGAGCGGTACAAGTTTGACAAAGATATCAAAAAGTACATTGAAGGCATTCGACCTGTTATCCTGCGTCGGCCTGATATTGGTTTTATTAAAGAATTTAGTGATTATTTAAAAGGAAGCCATAACGAGGAGTTATTTCCATTTTATCTTGAAGTGGGTCAGGAATTGATGCAGTTTAACGATAT is a genomic window containing:
- a CDS encoding DUF1736 domain-containing protein, whose translation is MAGVPKFSQEIKDIMNNPFLSMKPDQKLGSIMYTLLKYIQLMVWPHPLSHDYYPYAIPKISVFKPIPLLSLFTYISLWPSWHSRDGDKRRFTHIPFGFTCLLSRSCPTL